In Planctomycetota bacterium, one DNA window encodes the following:
- a CDS encoding NIPSNAP family protein, whose product MRTFVAAAGIAAWTLIGGCAAGPAERSAARVFEIRTYTVHPGKMEALHRRFREHTDRLFRRHGIEPVGYWTVTGGEGAEATLVFLLAYPSREAREAAWKAFQADPEWQRAKAESEKDGPLVARVDSRFLAPADYSPLR is encoded by the coding sequence ATGAGAACGTTCGTCGCCGCCGCCGGGATCGCGGCATGGACCTTGATAGGAGGATGCGCCGCCGGACCGGCGGAGCGATCCGCGGCGCGCGTTTTCGAGATCCGCACGTACACGGTCCACCCCGGCAAGATGGAGGCCCTCCACCGGCGCTTCCGGGAGCACACGGACCGGCTCTTCCGGCGTCACGGAATCGAGCCGGTCGGCTATTGGACGGTGACGGGGGGCGAGGGGGCGGAAGCGACGCTGGTCTTCCTCCTTGCGTACCCCAGCCGGGAGGCGCGGGAGGCGGCTTGGAAGGCCTTCCAGGCGGATCCGGAGTGGCAACGGGCCAAGGCCGAAAGCGAAAAGGACGGCCCTCTCGTGGCGCGCGTCGATTCGCGATTTCTCGCGCCGGCCGATTACTCGCCCTTGCGCTGA
- a CDS encoding DUF1501 domain-containing protein, whose translation MSRYDHGVRPEDLFLTRREMLSRCGMGLGALAFMDLLARAEDGRAAELHPLAPRRPHFPGRAKRVIHIFANGGASHVDTFDPKPALEKYRGKMLPMENLKTERKTGAAFPSPFKFRKYGRSGIEVSEIFPHVGECADDLCVIRSMHADVPNHEPSLLLMNCGEARLIRPSVGSWVTYGLGSENQNLPGFIVMCPGGYPIQESQNWQAGFLPGVYQGTYIDTQHTDVQKLIENIRNDFASRDEQRRQLDLLLELNRRHQERRARDAQLEARIQSFELAYRMQAEATDAFDVSREPEAIRKMYGPGTQARQLLIARRLLERGVRFVQVWTGAGQPWDNHDDLEVNHRRLAKDCDQAIAALLKDLKQRGMLEETLVLWGGEFGRTPTVELPTPGANAGKVNGRDHNHWGFTMWLAGGGVKGGYVHGATDEFGFRAVEKPVHVHDLHATILHLLGFDHEKFTYRYAGRDFRLTDVHGHVVREILA comes from the coding sequence ATGAGCCGGTACGACCACGGCGTGCGTCCCGAGGACCTTTTCCTCACGCGGCGTGAGATGCTGTCGCGCTGCGGGATGGGGCTGGGGGCGCTGGCGTTCATGGATCTTCTGGCCCGGGCGGAGGACGGCCGGGCGGCCGAGCTTCATCCCCTGGCGCCCCGGCGTCCGCACTTTCCGGGCCGCGCCAAGCGCGTGATTCACATCTTCGCCAACGGCGGGGCCTCGCACGTCGACACCTTCGACCCGAAGCCGGCGCTCGAGAAGTACCGGGGCAAGATGCTGCCCATGGAGAATCTCAAGACCGAGCGCAAGACGGGGGCGGCCTTCCCCTCGCCCTTCAAGTTCCGCAAATACGGGCGGAGCGGAATCGAGGTGAGCGAGATCTTCCCGCACGTCGGCGAGTGCGCGGACGATCTGTGCGTCATCCGCTCGATGCACGCGGACGTGCCCAATCACGAGCCGTCGCTGCTTCTGATGAACTGCGGCGAGGCGCGTCTCATCCGGCCGAGCGTGGGGTCCTGGGTGACCTACGGCCTGGGGAGCGAGAACCAGAACCTGCCGGGGTTCATCGTGATGTGTCCCGGCGGCTATCCGATCCAGGAGTCGCAGAACTGGCAGGCGGGCTTCCTGCCGGGAGTCTACCAGGGCACCTACATTGACACCCAGCACACGGACGTCCAGAAGCTCATCGAGAACATCCGCAACGACTTCGCCTCGCGGGACGAGCAGCGCCGCCAGCTCGATCTGCTCCTCGAGCTCAACCGGCGCCACCAGGAGCGCCGCGCCCGGGACGCGCAGCTCGAGGCCCGGATTCAGTCGTTCGAGCTGGCCTACCGGATGCAGGCGGAGGCCACGGACGCCTTCGACGTCTCGCGCGAACCGGAGGCGATCCGCAAGATGTACGGCCCCGGGACGCAGGCGCGGCAGCTCCTGATCGCCCGGCGGCTCCTGGAGCGGGGCGTCCGGTTCGTCCAGGTCTGGACGGGCGCGGGACAGCCGTGGGACAATCACGACGATCTCGAAGTGAATCACCGCCGACTGGCCAAGGACTGCGACCAGGCGATCGCGGCGCTGCTGAAGGACCTCAAGCAGCGGGGGATGCTCGAGGAGACGCTCGTTCTCTGGGGCGGCGAGTTCGGGCGGACCCCGACGGTCGAGCTTCCGACTCCGGGCGCCAACGCGGGCAAGGTCAACGGCCGCGACCACAACCACTGGGGCTTCACGATGTGGCTGGCCGGCGGCGGCGTCAAGGGCGGCTACGTCCACGGGGCCACCGACGAGTTCGGCTTCCGGGCGGTCGAGAAACCCGTCCACGTGCACGACCTGCACGCGACGATCCTGCACCTGCTCGGGTTCGACCACGAGAAGTTCACGTACCGGTACGCCGGCCGGGACTTCCGGCTGACGGACGTGCACGGTCACGTGGTGCGGGAGATCCTCGCGTAG
- a CDS encoding HEAT repeat domain-containing protein: MIAFAALLAAALPVQDDKAVEEALERFKIAYRSASEAERAAAVADLAKVPHPRTLARLAPLLTADGNTVRIAAARGLGGFADLRKAVVPVLTGALQPNSKESDVQAAILEALGKLEDEAALPTVHKYLEDRDAKVAKAAVLAAGRIRSASSVPILIEEIRRMERFVRIKDGAIDAGNVGGYNVPSGEDQNKKRAEELLPVTLKVLQDLTRQKFTSSKEWQIWWSENRTTFRVEKP; this comes from the coding sequence ATGATCGCGTTCGCGGCGCTCCTGGCGGCCGCTCTGCCGGTCCAGGACGACAAGGCGGTCGAGGAAGCTCTCGAACGCTTCAAGATCGCGTACCGTTCGGCCTCCGAGGCGGAGCGGGCCGCGGCCGTGGCGGACCTGGCCAAAGTCCCCCACCCCCGGACGCTCGCCCGGCTCGCCCCTCTTCTGACCGCCGACGGCAACACGGTTCGAATCGCGGCCGCGCGGGGCCTGGGCGGTTTCGCGGACCTGCGCAAGGCGGTCGTCCCGGTGCTGACGGGGGCGCTTCAGCCGAACTCCAAGGAGTCCGACGTTCAGGCGGCCATCCTCGAGGCGCTCGGAAAGCTCGAAGATGAAGCGGCTCTCCCGACGGTGCACAAGTACCTCGAGGACCGCGACGCGAAGGTGGCCAAGGCGGCGGTCTTGGCGGCGGGCCGCATCCGCAGCGCCTCGAGTGTCCCGATCCTGATCGAGGAAATCAGGCGCATGGAGCGTTTCGTCCGGATCAAGGACGGCGCCATCGACGCCGGGAACGTCGGCGGATACAACGTGCCCAGCGGCGAGGATCAGAACAAGAAGCGTGCCGAAGAACTCCTGCCCGTCACGCTCAAGGTGCTCCAGGACCTGACCCGCCAGAAGTTCACCTCCTCCAAGGAATGGCAGATCTGGTGGAGCGAGAACCGCACGACGTTCCGCGTCGAAAAACCGTAA
- a CDS encoding sulfatase — MKRALLLLAVAACSAEAGSRPPSGQDRPLNVLFITSDDLNTDLGCYGHPFVRTPNLDRLAARAVRFDRAYCQFPLCNPSRASFLTGLRPDTTGVHENATHFRKNVPDAVTLPQLFTRHGYFAARVGKLYHYGVPSQIGTPGLDDPPSWQAAINPRGCEKDEEDRCVYYTGNARSMGGSLTWYVSQGTDEDQTDGKVASEAIRLLEEHRDRPFFLAVGFYRPHVPCVAPKKWFDLYPLERIALPKEPAEHLEKIPAAALAVKPPNYGLDEEKRRLMIRAYYASVSYMDAQVGRLLDALRRLGLENRTVVVFASDHGWQLGEHGQWQKMTLFERSARVPLLVAAPGARGNGRACGRTVELVDLYPTLADLAGLPAPAGLEGESLRPLLEDPQAPWSFPAYTQVRRGARVEGRSVRTERYRYTEWDGGRAGAELYDYQRDPGEFENLAADPRHAETVAEMKRQLARIARK; from the coding sequence ATGAAGCGCGCTCTTCTTCTCCTCGCCGTCGCCGCCTGCTCCGCGGAGGCGGGCTCCCGCCCGCCGTCCGGCCAGGATCGGCCGCTCAACGTCCTTTTCATCACGTCGGACGATCTGAACACGGACCTGGGCTGCTACGGGCATCCGTTCGTACGGACGCCGAACCTGGACCGCCTGGCGGCCCGGGCGGTCCGCTTCGATCGCGCCTATTGCCAGTTTCCGCTCTGCAATCCGAGCCGCGCCTCGTTCCTGACGGGGCTGCGGCCGGACACCACCGGCGTGCACGAGAACGCGACGCATTTCCGCAAGAACGTCCCGGACGCGGTGACGCTGCCGCAGCTCTTCACGCGGCACGGCTACTTCGCGGCCCGCGTGGGGAAGCTCTACCATTACGGCGTCCCCTCCCAGATCGGAACGCCGGGGCTGGACGATCCTCCCTCCTGGCAGGCGGCGATCAACCCCCGCGGCTGCGAGAAGGACGAGGAGGATCGCTGCGTCTACTACACCGGCAACGCGCGCTCGATGGGAGGCTCCCTCACCTGGTACGTCTCGCAGGGAACCGACGAGGATCAGACGGACGGCAAGGTGGCCTCGGAAGCGATCCGTCTCCTGGAAGAACACCGCGACCGTCCCTTCTTCCTGGCCGTGGGTTTCTACCGGCCGCACGTCCCGTGCGTGGCCCCGAAGAAATGGTTCGACCTCTATCCGCTTGAGCGGATCGCGCTCCCGAAGGAGCCCGCGGAGCATCTGGAGAAGATTCCCGCCGCGGCGCTCGCCGTCAAGCCGCCCAATTACGGCCTGGACGAGGAAAAGCGGCGGCTCATGATCCGGGCGTACTACGCGAGCGTGAGCTATATGGACGCGCAGGTGGGCCGGCTCCTCGACGCGCTCCGCCGTCTGGGCCTGGAGAACCGCACCGTCGTGGTCTTCGCCAGCGACCACGGATGGCAGCTCGGCGAACACGGGCAGTGGCAGAAGATGACGCTCTTCGAGCGTTCCGCGCGCGTGCCGCTCCTTGTGGCCGCGCCGGGGGCGCGGGGGAACGGCCGCGCCTGCGGGCGGACGGTGGAACTCGTGGACCTCTATCCGACGCTCGCGGACCTGGCGGGGCTGCCGGCGCCCGCGGGGCTCGAAGGCGAGAGCCTCCGGCCGCTGCTGGAGGATCCGCAGGCGCCCTGGTCCTTCCCGGCCTACACGCAGGTGCGGCGGGGCGCCCGGGTCGAGGGCCGCAGCGTCCGAACGGAGCGGTACCGCTACACGGAGTGGGACGGGGGCCGGGCGGGCGCGGAGCTTTACGACTACCAGCGCGACCCCGGCGAGTTCGAGAACCTCGCCGCCGATCCGCGGCACGCGGAGACGGTCGCGGAGATGAAGCGGCAGCTCGCGCGAATCGCGCGGAAGTAG
- a CDS encoding acetylxylan esterase, with protein MNRRPDFRSCLLALLAACGGTAPRDFPPVEALPARPEFPDPLLFLDGRRVRTAGEWRERREELRALFVHYMYGPLLPRPEGVRPQVRAVFPDFFGGKATAKEIRIPLSRRPDGPALEMLLVVPNRRSGPAPVFVGHNFTGNQSLVADPRVALCRSWMRPSREGVVDHRATEATRGRNVDSWALEQTIDRGYAAATFYYGDVFPDKPDFNDGVYPEYFPAAPGQTTPGEKGPGAIAMWAWGIHRAVDYLVTDPDVDPRRIAAVGHSRLGKTALLAAAFDERIALAVPSQAGCGGTAPNRTKNPKAETVKVINRAFPHWFNDVFKKFGDQVERLPFDQHALVALCAPRPVLFANAQEDQWADPPGQFEILKAAEPVYRLLGAGGLEDREMPPVGKLSAGTLGYFIRAGKHSMTPEDWRAYLDFADRHLRGR; from the coding sequence ATGAATCGACGCCCGGACTTCCGTTCGTGCCTTCTGGCGCTTCTGGCTGCGTGCGGCGGAACGGCGCCGCGAGACTTCCCGCCGGTCGAGGCGCTCCCCGCGCGGCCGGAGTTCCCCGATCCGCTCCTCTTCCTGGACGGACGGCGGGTCCGGACCGCCGGCGAGTGGCGCGAGCGCCGCGAGGAGCTCCGCGCTCTGTTCGTTCACTACATGTACGGTCCCCTGCTCCCCCGGCCCGAAGGGGTGCGGCCGCAGGTCCGCGCCGTCTTCCCCGATTTCTTCGGCGGCAAGGCCACCGCCAAGGAGATCCGCATCCCCCTCTCCCGGAGGCCGGACGGCCCGGCGCTCGAGATGCTTCTCGTCGTGCCCAACCGGCGGTCGGGCCCGGCGCCCGTCTTCGTAGGCCATAACTTCACCGGGAACCAGAGCCTCGTCGCCGACCCGCGGGTCGCGCTGTGCCGCAGCTGGATGCGTCCCTCCCGGGAGGGCGTCGTCGACCACCGGGCCACGGAAGCGACGCGCGGCCGGAACGTCGACTCCTGGGCGCTGGAGCAGACGATCGACCGGGGCTACGCGGCGGCGACCTTCTACTACGGCGACGTCTTCCCCGACAAGCCGGACTTCAACGACGGCGTTTACCCCGAGTATTTTCCCGCCGCGCCGGGTCAGACGACGCCGGGCGAAAAAGGTCCGGGGGCGATCGCGATGTGGGCCTGGGGGATCCACCGCGCGGTGGACTACCTCGTGACCGACCCGGACGTCGATCCGCGGCGCATCGCGGCCGTGGGCCACTCGCGGCTGGGGAAAACGGCCCTTCTGGCGGCCGCGTTCGACGAGCGGATCGCGCTGGCCGTGCCCAGCCAGGCGGGATGCGGCGGAACCGCGCCCAACCGGACGAAGAACCCCAAGGCCGAAACCGTCAAGGTCATCAACCGCGCGTTCCCGCACTGGTTCAACGACGTCTTCAAGAAGTTCGGCGACCAGGTGGAGCGGCTGCCCTTCGACCAGCACGCGCTGGTGGCGCTCTGCGCGCCGCGGCCGGTCCTCTTCGCCAACGCCCAGGAAGATCAATGGGCCGACCCTCCGGGGCAATTCGAGATCCTCAAGGCCGCCGAACCGGTCTACCGGCTCCTCGGGGCGGGCGGACTCGAAGACCGCGAGATGCCGCCCGTCGGGAAGCTTTCGGCCGGCACGCTCGGATATTTCATCCGCGCCGGAAAGCACTCGATGACCCCGGAGGACTGGCGCGCGTACCTCGACTTCGCCGACCGGCACCTTCGGGGGCGGTAG
- a CDS encoding formylglycine-generating enzyme family protein, which yields MEPPKPSPLAPVVLPAVTLLLVFVGFLVWASLRAAPSGPPPGPPPEGMVWIPGGTFLMGSDDPRFPEAQPVHDVEVDGFWMDRHEVTNEEFERFVRATGYVTVAERIPETSEFPGVPAEKLKPFSIVFFPPREDDVSLRDFRAWWRPVPGASWRHPEGPESSIVGREKHPVVHIAYEDAEAYARWAGKRLPTEAEWEFAARGGLAGKRYVWGDDLKPGGRWMANIWQGAFPKENTLEDGHFATAPVMSFPPNGYGLFDMAGNVWEWCSDWYREDYFARSPRRNPRGPDESHDPREPGARKKVQKGGSFLCAENYCARYAPGARHSGEIRSAANHVGFRCVRDAR from the coding sequence GTGGAACCGCCGAAACCTTCGCCCCTGGCGCCGGTCGTCCTGCCGGCCGTGACGCTTCTTCTCGTTTTCGTGGGGTTCCTGGTCTGGGCCTCGCTGCGGGCGGCCCCCTCGGGCCCCCCTCCCGGACCGCCCCCCGAGGGCATGGTGTGGATCCCGGGGGGAACGTTCCTCATGGGCTCGGACGATCCGCGCTTCCCGGAAGCGCAGCCGGTCCATGACGTCGAAGTGGACGGATTCTGGATGGATCGCCACGAGGTCACCAACGAAGAGTTCGAGCGCTTCGTGCGGGCGACGGGGTACGTGACGGTGGCGGAGCGCATCCCCGAAACCTCCGAATTCCCCGGCGTGCCGGCGGAAAAGCTCAAGCCCTTTTCGATCGTTTTTTTTCCGCCGCGGGAGGACGACGTGTCGCTGCGGGATTTCCGGGCCTGGTGGAGGCCGGTCCCGGGAGCCAGCTGGCGGCACCCCGAGGGGCCGGAAAGCTCGATCGTGGGACGGGAAAAGCACCCGGTGGTGCACATCGCCTACGAGGACGCCGAGGCGTACGCCCGGTGGGCGGGCAAGCGGCTCCCGACGGAGGCGGAGTGGGAGTTCGCCGCGCGCGGAGGGCTGGCCGGCAAGCGCTACGTCTGGGGGGACGACCTCAAGCCCGGCGGCCGCTGGATGGCCAATATCTGGCAGGGCGCCTTCCCCAAGGAGAACACGCTCGAGGACGGCCACTTCGCCACCGCTCCGGTCATGAGCTTTCCGCCCAACGGGTACGGCCTTTTCGACATGGCCGGCAACGTCTGGGAGTGGTGCTCGGACTGGTACCGCGAGGACTATTTCGCGCGGAGCCCCCGGCGCAACCCGCGGGGACCCGACGAGAGCCACGACCCCCGCGAACCCGGGGCCCGCAAGAAAGTTCAGAAGGGCGGATCGTTCCTCTGCGCCGAAAACTACTGCGCGCGTTACGCCCCGGGGGCGCGCCACTCGGGCGAAATCCGCTCGGCCGCCAACCACGTCGGATTCCGCTGCGTCCGGGACGCACGCTAG